A genomic window from Silene latifolia isolate original U9 population chromosome Y, ASM4854445v1, whole genome shotgun sequence includes:
- the LOC141632890 gene encoding protein FAR1-RELATED SEQUENCE 5-like, which translates to MRLGTSIFTIKKTIIDHSRVNQGPTTAFGNVKEYVDGYENVGAQLVGFKNFGRDIKCFIGDREAQLFINHLKDKRDTNQGFYFAYEVDSGKCLVRAFWCDAESRRNYSLFGDCITYDPAYSTNKYCMVFTPFTGIDHHKRSVNFASALLIYEDEDSFNWVFEKFLDAMGQRESHCIITDQCARINLGLRVIFKHARCKYCVWHIMKKVTDKVGPAISKETDFVSRLNAIVWDAELEPLKFEEKWSQTTQRSESQNNFFKRFENAHGKLVEFWMRFQTAIDVQRHTQKQLDRDDDCTLPQLSTSLKLEAHASKLYTHSTFADFQLEATASIYSLSVGGFTPPANGIEVIGIADARMQKTYQVVYNCTTNDTECSCKLFNKKGIICRHII; encoded by the exons ATGAGGCTGG GCACCTCCATCTTTACCATAAAAAAGACAATTATTGATCATTCAAGGGTTAATCAAGGCCCAACAACGGCATTTGGAAATGTTAAGGAATATGTAGATGGTTATGAGAATGTTGGAGCTCAACTGGTTGGTTTTAAGAATTTTGGAAGGGATATCAAATGTTTCATAGGAGACCGGGAAGCTCAACTGTTTATTAACCATTTGAAGGATAAACGTGATACCAATCAAGGTTTTTACTTTGCTTATGAGGTGGATTCTGGGAAATGTTTGGTTCGTGCGTTTTGGTGTGATGCAGAGTCTCGTAGAAACTACTCTTTGTTTGGTGATTGCATCACTTATGATCCAGCTTACAGTACGAATAAGTATTGTATGGTTTTTACTCCTTTTACTGGGATAGACCACCACAAAAGGTCAGTTAATTTTGCTTCTGCATTGCTAATTTATGAGGATGAAGACTCTTTCAATTGGGTCTTTGAAAAGTTCCTAGATGCTATGGGTCAACGAGAGTCACACTGTATCATTACTGACCAATGTGCTAGAATAAATCTGGGTTTGCGTGTTATTTTCAAACATGCTAGGTGCAAATATTGCGTGTGGCATATCATGAAAAAGGTCACTGATAAG gtTGGGCCTGCAATATCGAAAGAGACTGATTTTGTGAGCCGCTTGAATGCTATTGTTTGGGATGCTGAGTTAGAACCtctgaaatttgaagaaaagtggTCTCA AACAACCCAACGATCTGAGAGCCAAAATAATTTTTTCAAGCGTTTTGAAAATGCACATGGTAAACTTGTTGAATTCTGGATGCGGTTTCAAACCGCCATTGATGTACAACGCCATACTCAAAAGCAACTTGATAGAGACGATGATTGTACTCTTCCACAATTATCTACATCTCTTAAGTTGGAAGCTCATGCTTCCAAGCTTTATACACATTCTACTTTCGCAGATTTTCAACTAGAAGCTACTGCTTCTATTTATTCCTTGAGTGTTGGTGGTTTCACACCACCTGCCAACGGTATAGAGGTAATTGGTATAGCTGATGCTAGAATGCAGAAGACCTATCAAGTCGTCTACAATTGTACAACCAATGATACAGAATGTTCTTGCAAATTGTTCAACAAAAAGGGTATTATTTGCAGACACATTATCTGA